The following coding sequences lie in one Gadus macrocephalus chromosome 1, ASM3116895v1 genomic window:
- the rprd1b gene encoding regulation of nuclear pre-mRNA domain-containing protein 1B, translating into MSSFSESALEKKLSELSNSQQSVQTLSLWIIHHRKHSPLIVKVWHRELKKAKTSRKLTFLYLANDVIQNSKKKGPEFAKDFETVLVDACSHVAREADGSCKKPMERLLNIWKERALYRADFIQQLKLAIEDSNSPKPAVVSSNDKVTEEKRAAKRSYQKIQEEEEEEDDDYRSHASPHTTDATAALLTEELVKALQDLENAASGDAAVRQKIASLPQEVQDVSLLEKITDKEAADRLSKTVDEACLLLAEYNGRLAAELEDRRQLARMLTDYISSQKNALGEREKKLEEFKQKLARVTTVRKELKSHIQSLPDLSLLPNVTGGLAPLPSAGDLFSTD; encoded by the exons ATGTCGTCCTTCTCCGAGTCTGCCCTGGAGAAAAAGCTTTCTGAACTCAGCAACTCCCAGCAGAGCGTTCAGACCCTGTCGTTGTGGATCATCCACCATCGTAAACATTCACCTCTCATCGTCAAAGTTTGGCACAGGGAGCTGAAAAAGG CGAAAACCAGTAGGAAGCTGACGTTCCTCTATCTAGCCAACGATGTTATCCAAAACAGCAAAAAGAAAGGACCGGAGTTCGCCAAAGACTTCGAGACCGTCCTGGTCGATGCATGCTCCCATGTGGCCCG GGAGGCAGATGGGAGCTGTAAGAAGCCCATGGAGAGGCTGCTGAACATCTGGAAGGAGAGGGCTCTGTACCGCGCAGACTTCATCCAGCAGCTCAAACTGGCCATTGAGGACTCCAACAGCCCCAAGCCTGCAG TCGTGTCCTCCAACGATAAAGTCACCG AGGAGAAGAGGGCAGCGAAGCGGAGCTACCAGAAgatccaggaggaggaggaagaggaggacgacgactaCAGGAGCCATGCCTCCCCGCACACCACCGACGCTACCGCCGCTCTACTG ACTGAGGAGCTGGTAAAGGCGCTGCAGGACCTGGAGAACGCCGCGTCGGGAGACGCTGCCGTGCGCCAGAAGATAGCCTCGCTGCCGCAGGAAGTCCAGGATGTCTCGCTACTGGAAAAGATCACTG ACAAGGAGGCGGCGGACCGGCTGTCGAAGACGGTGGACGAGGCGTGTCTGCTGCTGGCCGAGTACAACGGGCGGCTGGCCGCGGAGCTGGAGGACCGCCGGCAGCTGGCACGCATGCTGACCGACTACATCAGCAGCCAGAAGAACGCcctcggggagagggagaagaagctGGAG GAGTTCAAACAGAAGCTGGCCCGGGTAACCACGGTGCGGAAGGAGCTCAAGTCCCACATCCAGAGCCTGCCCGACCTCTCGCTGCTCCCCAACGTGACGGGGGGCCTCGCACCCCTGCCCTCCGCTGGTGACCTCTTCTCCACCgactga